A stretch of DNA from Actinomycetota bacterium:
GCCCGCTGTGCGGCTGTGGCAACCGCGGCTGCCTCGAGGCGCTGGCGAGGGCACAGGCGCTTGCCGACATGGTCGGAGTGCCGGATGTCAAGACCGTGTGCGAGCGGGCGGCCGCCGGCGACCGGAAGAGCCTCGCAGCCATCGACACGGTGGCGGGCTACATCGGTACCGGTCTCGCCAATGTCATCACGCTCCTCGGCCCCGACTGCATCGTGATCGGAGGCGGGATCATGAACGCGGGCGAGATCGTGCTCGAACCGATCAGAAGAGCGACGCGTGCTCGCGTCCGGTTGGCGCCTGTCGACGAGATCGAGATCGTCCCCACCGAGTTCGGCATCTCGGCGGGAGCGATCGGTGCCGCACTCGCCGGTCGCGCTCAGCTCGATGTGCGTTGACGGTAGTCGTCGAGAATCGCCGCCGTCTGCGTGGCGCCGGCTCGTTCGGCCCCCGCCTCGATCACGGCGAGAAGCCCATCGAGGGTGCGGACGCCGTGTGCCGCCTTCACCTTGACCGCAGGTGAGACCGATGCCCGCATGAGCCGGAGATCTTCGAGTGTCGCTCCCGTGGGTGCGAAGCCGGTCGATGTCTTCACGTAGTCGGCACCGGCCGCCTCCGCGAGTTCGCAGGCACGAACCTTCTGCACGTCGTCGAGGTAGGCGTTCTCGAGAATGACCTTGACGAGTGCATCGCCGCCCGCCGCGTCGACGACCGCCTTGATGTCCTCGCCGACCTGCTCGAACTCACCCGAACGTAGCCGGCCGATGTTCAGCACCATGTCGAGCTCGACGGCGCCGTCGGCCATCGCCCGCTCCGCCTCGAACACCTTCGTTGCGGTCGTGTTGGCACCATGGGGGAATCCGACGACGGTCCCCACGGCGACCGGCGAGTCTGCGAGACGTTCGGCGCAGAGCGCAACATCGGCCGGCCGGACGCACACCGACACGACCGAATAGCGATCGGCGAGCGCACATCCGGCGATCACGTCGTCGAGAGTGAGCTCCGGCTTGAGCAGTGAGTGATCGATGGTCCCGGCGAGTTGCTCGTATGTGACGTCTGCGACGGTGAGTGCTGTTGGCTGCATCTGTCGATGATCCCACGAGGCGCGGGATATGTCTAGACAATTCCTCTTGGCCAGGACCGGCAGGCATCGACGATCGCCGCCGCCCGCTCGGCGACGACACCGAGATCGTCGTGATTGGTGAGCCAGCCGCCGACTCCGACCGCGAGAGCTCCGGCGGCAAGGAATGACGCGGCGTTGTCGGCGGTGATCCCACCGGTCGGAATGAGGGGCAGGTCGCCGAACGGTCCCCGCAGGGCTTTGAGGAGTCCGGGGCCACCGACCGATGCCGGGAAGATCTTGATGGCGCCCGCACCGGCGTTCCACGCCGTGGACACCTCGGTCGCCGTGAATGCGCCCGGGACCATGGGGATCCCGTTGCCGAGAGCCCAACGGATAACGCCGAGGTCCGTATGCGGCGAGACGAGGAATCTCGCTCCGGCATCGACGGCCGCTCCGGCATCGGCGACGGACATGACGGTTCCCGCCCCGGTGACGACGCCTTCGGCAACACTCTCTCGGATCGATGTCATGGCACCAGGACTGTCCATCGTGATCTCGAAAACGCCGATCCCGGCGCTGCGGAGCACGCGGGTGACCTCGCCGACCCGGCCGGGGTCGAGTCCGCGGAGGACGGCGATCAGGCGCGCCTCGACCACCGCGGACGGCAGCGACACGCGGTTCACGCCGATGTCTCCGTGACGCACCACCCGCCGTCGACGGCGAGCACCTGACCGGTGACGTGCCGAGAGGCGTCACCGAGGAGGAATGCGCCTGCAGCGGCGACGTCTGCCGCATCGAGCAGACCGCCGGCCAGCGGCTGTTTGCGTGCCGCATACGCCACGATCTCCGGATCTTCGGCGGCGCGCCTCGCCATCGGTG
This window harbors:
- the deoC gene encoding deoxyribose-phosphate aldolase — translated: MQPTALTVADVTYEQLAGTIDHSLLKPELTLDDVIAGCALADRYSVVSVCVRPADVALCAERLADSPVAVGTVVGFPHGANTTATKVFEAERAMADGAVELDMVLNIGRLRSGEFEQVGEDIKAVVDAAGGDALVKVILENAYLDDVQKVRACELAEAAGADYVKTSTGFAPTGATLEDLRLMRASVSPAVKVKAAHGVRTLDGLLAVIEAGAERAGATQTAAILDDYRQRTSS
- the eda gene encoding bifunctional 4-hydroxy-2-oxoglutarate aldolase/2-dehydro-3-deoxy-phosphogluconate aldolase codes for the protein MNRVSLPSAVVEARLIAVLRGLDPGRVGEVTRVLRSAGIGVFEITMDSPGAMTSIRESVAEGVVTGAGTVMSVADAGAAVDAGARFLVSPHTDLGVIRWALGNGIPMVPGAFTATEVSTAWNAGAGAIKIFPASVGGPGLLKALRGPFGDLPLIPTGGITADNAASFLAAGALAVGVGGWLTNHDDLGVVAERAAAIVDACRSWPRGIV